Sequence from the Ictalurus punctatus breed USDA103 chromosome 10, Coco_2.0, whole genome shotgun sequence genome:
CATACAGAGTATATTATTGATACTGCAGactatgaaatgaaaatgttcgTACCTTCCAGGTCATCAATGGATTTTTCCAGTTTAGCCACTGTTCTCTCTGCAAACTCTGCTCGGGTCTCGGCCTGATCAAACACAACAGGACACAGACAGATGATCAACTGAAACGcttacacacaccatcacaccatcatcaGTCCCCATGTATCATTCACAATACACCAGCACTGTACCTCCTTCAGCTTGTCACTGAGAACCTTAATCTCCTCCTCGTACTTGTCTTCTTTTTCTGAGTACTGAAACAGAGAAGATGGTGatgcagaaatgtattaattattaacaACATCACCAGCACTTTTTCTGTATAAAATGCCATAATTTGATAGCCAAAAATACAAGTTGTCAAGCATAGTTGTAGATTTATTGTCTATTGTAAATGGAAAATGAATCCTTGctctttttttaagtaaatgtcAAAGACAtaattttttcttatttatttctttttattcttaaatTGTAGTTatcatattgttttatttaacaaaattgtTATAATAATCCTGttgcaaatacatttacatttgcattatttTGAAAAGAAAGATGGCTCatactcagtttaaacacttTATAATAGGGTGTTATCTTACTTTCTCTGCCTGAGCTTCTAGGGACTTGAGGTTGTTGGTTACATTCTTTAGCTCCTCCTCTAGATCGACAACTTTGCTGTAAGAAACCAAAAAGCAAACCACCGCATATCAgccaacaataaaatgaaaacatattcTGATACCGACTGAGGGAAGACACTTGAGCACTTACCATTCAGACATCTCAGCTCTCTCTTCAGCTCGTTCCAGCTCACCTTCAAGTATCACAAGTTTACGGGCCACCTAATGCAGAAACAGTCCAGAAATCATTCTCTGGTTTTAAATGCCGTTAGCTAATGTAATGCAACACAGAATATCTACCTAGCTAGCTCGAGATTACTTAATTATTTGCATTAGCAAATAACTGAGCTGAGAATCTAGCACTGTAAAATagctttatttctgtctgtagATTGCCAGGTGTTTAATGCAGCTGGATAACGTAATGTAACATAATAGGCAGAGCATCTCAATTGTTAGCTACCTTACTTAGTTATCTACTGTACTCATTTTAGTTAGCTTGGTGCCATCTAATCTGAGACACTAGtcatatttgtgtttgtatattttCAGAGGTTGTTCCCATGATTAAATCACGTTATTTAATTGTTTAGCTATTTTAATCAGCTTCCTCTTCGCTATAAGTGCTAACATTATTTAAACAGTTCAGCTATGTTTTAATTCAAGTTTAAAAGCTAACATTTATGTTTGTAGATTGCCAAAAGTCATTCCAggattaaatgtattaatgcaACCAGACAGGAGAAGTATCTAACACACTAGCGAAGCTTCCTTAGTTAGCTTGAGTTCTATAAGaagaaagcctttatttgtcacatatgtACATTATTGTGATTACAAGATTCTTTTCTTAGGAAGTTCCTTCTTAGGAAGCTGGgttcagagcacagggtcagccatgacacagcACCCCTAGAGCAGATAGGATTAAGCCCAAAGTatatttcactttttacacGTACACTAGGAACAGTGTACAGTACATGTGAAAattgtgctaaaaaaaataaaaaggtaaataaagaaataaaaatcattatttcTTCAAAGATATAAAGCTCAGTGTCATATCTATATAGTTAATCTCCATGGTTTTGCTTGTGATGGTGAAATTCCACTGTGGAATGCAGGTTATTATCATCTACATgatcaaatgtaaataatgctCTTCACTCACTTCCTCATATTTTCGGTCAGCCTCCTCAGCAATATGCTTGGCTTCCTTTAGCTGCATCTCCTGTATCTCCATCTTCTCCTCGTCCTTCATTGCACGGTTCTCAATCACCTTCATGCCTCTGGTTGACACAGAAAACCAATGAAGATGATGTCAAAGACTTCAACATGTATAGCTAATGACTTTCAGTATCTTCCAAAGAGCCACTGTCTTCAAACCTTCAGTAATGTAAGGTTGGAAACCCAGTTATTTCAAGATATCAAACCTTCCTATATGTCACTGTGCTAAACTGGACCCAAAATAGTTTTTCAGTGATATCGATTAAAAAAACTGGAGTGTATGGGGAAATCATTTTTATGTAGAATGCTACAATACAGggttttccattttaaaaatggaacCCAGTGACAAAACTAGAAGTGTTAAGTATCCAAAGAAccataaatgtattaatatttaatatggtAGAACTTCTATGAAAGAAGCCAGTTTTGTTACTGTCAGCAATATTATAAAATGCAATACAATATCCAGTCAACAACAACAGCTGTAATTCATCCTTGTGCCACTGAACAGTAGGAAAGCATGCGGCCCATCATGCCTTGGGGCACCCCTCTATCTCCTCACCTCTCGCTCTCATCTGCAGCTTTCTCAGCCTCCTCCAGTTTCTGCAGCGCCGTGCCCAGCCTCTCCTGTGCCCGGTCCAGCTCCTCCTCCACCAGCTGGATCCTGCGGTTCAGAGCTGCCACATCAGCTTCAGCCTGAAAACACAGCATCAGACGTCAGGGCTTGTGAAGAGACAATAATGTGTCATCCTAAGAGAACAACGTTTTACCCTACATTAACTGACTGATATGAATCTGCTGAAATGGGATCAACTGAATTTAATGATTTTTTCAGCGGATCTTGGCTAAAATCTTCTCTAAGTAAACTAGCAAGCAACAAGTTCAGTTGAGTTGAGTTTTGAACATTCATTGAGTTCATGACCAAGAGTTTAACTGTAAAACTGGTGGGATGGGGGGGGGTTCAAACAAAGGAGGTTTGAGTGATACATGCATTTAAATACTAAGTTTTAGTTTAACTTATTTGTAGCTAGCAAAGGTTTACCCAGATATTCTGGCTGGTGacaaaaataaccaaaaaacacacaaagcagtcagttagctagctaccttaCTTATATAACCCAAGTAACtgtattaattattaacatCATAAACTCTATGACCTGCATATGAAATGCATCATTTTGTACTAACTCCCCCTTCACTTCATGGTTCCCACTGTGACAAGCTCTATGTGCTTATGTT
This genomic interval carries:
- the tpm4a gene encoding tropomyosin 4a isoform X4; this encodes MAGVMSLDAVKRKIQALHAQADGAEERALSLQRELELERQQRENAEADVAALNRRIQLVEEELDRAQERLGTALQKLEEAEKAADESERGMKVIENRAMKDEEKMEIQEMQLKEAKHIAEEADRKYEEVARKLVILEGELERAEERAEMSECKVVDLEEELKNVTNNLKSLEAQAEKYSEKEDKYEEEIKVLSDKLKEAETRAEFAERTVAKLEKSIDDLEEKLASAKEENLGMHQVLDQTLQELNSI
- the tpm4a gene encoding tropomyosin 4a isoform X1; this translates as MEAIKKKMQMLKLDKENAIDRAEQAETEQKAAEDRCKQLDDELMGLQKKLKQTEDELDKYSEALKDAQDKLELSEKKAADAEADVAALNRRIQLVEEELDRAQERLGTALQKLEEAEKAADESERGMKVIENRAMKDEEKMEIQEMQLKEAKHIAEEADRKYEEVARKLVILEGELERAEERAEMSECKVVDLEEELKNVTNNLKSLEAQAEKYSEKEDKYEEEIKVLSDKLKEAETRAEFAERTVAKLEKSIDDLEDELYAQKLKYKAISEELDHALNDMTSL
- the tpm4a gene encoding tropomyosin 4a isoform X2 — encoded protein: MEAIKKKMQMLKLDKENAIDRAEQAETEQKAAEDRCKQLDDELMGLQKKLKQTEDELDKYSEALKDAQDKLELSEKKAADAEADVAALNRRIQLVEEELDRAQERLGTALQKLEEAEKAADESERGMKVIENRAMKDEEKMEIQEMQLKEAKHIAEEADRKYEEVARKLVILEGELERAEERAEMSECKVVDLEEELKNVTNNLKSLEAQAEKYSEKEDKYEEEIKVLSDKLKEAETRAEFAERTVAKLEKSIDDLEEKLASAKEENLGMHQVLDQTLQELNSI
- the tpm4a gene encoding tropomyosin 4a isoform X3 is translated as MAGVMSLDAVKRKIQALHAQADGAEERALSLQRELELERQQRENAEADVAALNRRIQLVEEELDRAQERLGTALQKLEEAEKAADESERGMKVIENRAMKDEEKMEIQEMQLKEAKHIAEEADRKYEEVARKLVILEGELERAEERAEMSECKVVDLEEELKNVTNNLKSLEAQAEKYSEKEDKYEEEIKVLSDKLKEAETRAEFAERTVAKLEKSIDDLEDELYAQKLKYKAISEELDHALNDMTSL